From the Anguilla anguilla isolate fAngAng1 chromosome 8, fAngAng1.pri, whole genome shotgun sequence genome, one window contains:
- the LOC118233881 gene encoding zinc finger protein 521-like isoform X4: MKTHAAGKPYKCAVCRRGFLSPGSLHGHMQVHERGAKDGGKEGKDGDRAEPQKCGRCEEGFDVPEELQKHIAECHPECSPPPPAPASESGGGALRCVYCQEPFSEEGALLDHVDREHVGDERGHLCAICSERFPAPEDLCTHMDLHQQPESSNHSNSPSLLTVGYTSVSSTTPDSNLSVDSSTMVEAAPPPPKTRRRKRAAQRAGGAAAAKQAKVAYSCIYCNKQAFSSLAVLQIHLKTIHLDKPEQAHTCQYCLEVLPSLCNLNEHLRQVHDAQDLGVGLSAGLLQCNFCPEVLGDLNALQEHIRCSHGFPSPVAKESNAFFCPQCFMGFLTEATLEEHVRQTHCDGGSMRFDSPLAGTPKDPIVEVYSCSYCTNSPIFNSILKLNKHIKENHKNIPLALKYINNGKKSHRALSPSSPMSADQASLKHTGSSRSTGEFICNQCGAKYSSLDLFQTHLKTHLDSVLPLLTCPQCGKDFPNQESLLKHVTLHYTITSTYYICESCDKQFTSVDDLQKHLLDMHTFVFFRCTLCQEVFDSKVSVQLHLAVKHSNEKKVYRCTSCNWDFRHEPDLQLHVKHNHLESQGRPHRCIFCRESFGTEVELQCHITTHSKKYNCRFCSKAFHAIALLERHLREKHCIYEAKPQPNCASANGSGAAEGPASKEDAELQGLMTGNSHGESHNSRDGSEEEEPDASEPMYGCDICGAAYTMDSLLTNHQLRDHNIRPGESAMVKKKADLIKGNHKCTVCSRTFFSEGGLREHMQTHLGPVKHYMCPICGERFPSLLTLTEHKVTHSKSLDTGSCRICKLPLRCEEDFLEHCQMHPDLRNSLTGFRCVVCMQSVTSTLELKIHGTFHMQKTGTAYPANTAAAAGPPVGRAHHPQKGYKCASCLKEFRSKQELVKLDINGLPYGLCGSCAGAGSKSSSPTVNGGKQQGGKLSPASSGKGRSAHGPASKTRCPSCNVKFESEAELQAHTLSVHGDASGGESNSGQHKTPQVSPMARGSPSQPDEKKTYQCIKCQMVFYSEWDIQVHVANHMLEEGLNHECKLCSQTFDSPAKLQCHLIEHSFEGMGGTFKCPVCFTVFVLASKLQQHIFSVHGQEDKIYDCSQCPQKFFFQTELQNHTLSQHNS, encoded by the exons ATGAAGACGCACGCCGCCGGCAAGCCCTACAAGTGCGCCGTCTGCCGGCGCGGCTTCCTGTCGCCCGGCTCCCTGCACGGGCACATGCAGGTGCACGAGCGCGGCGCCAAGGACGGCGGGAAGGAGGGGAAGGACGGCGACCGGGCCGAGCCGCAGAAGTGCGGGCGGTGCGAGGAGGGCTTCGACGTCCCGGAGGAGCTGCAGAAGCACATCGCGGAGTGCCACCCGGAGTGCTCCCCGCCTCCTCCCGCCCCCGCGTCCGagtcggggggcggggccctgcgGTGCGTGTACTGCCAGGAGCCCTTCTCCGAGGAGGGAGCGCTCCTGGACCACGTGGACCGCGAGCACGTCGGGGACGAGAGGGGCCACCTGTGCGCCATCTGCTCGGAGCGCTTCCCCGCCCCCGAGGACCTCTGCACCCACATGGACCTCCACCAGCAGCCCGAGTCCAGCAACCACAGCAACAGCCCCTCCCTGCTGACGGTGGGCTACACCTCCGTCTCCAGCACCACCCCGGACTCCAACCTCTCCGTCGACAGCTCCACCATGGTGGaggcggccccgcccccgcccaagACCCGCCGGAGGAAGAGGGCGGCCCAGCGGGCGGGTGGCGCGGCCGCGGCCAAGCAAGCCAAGGTGGCCTACAGCTGCATCTACTGCAACAAGCAGGCCTTCTCTAGCCTGGCGGTGCTGCAGATCCACCTGAAGACCATACACCTGGACAAGCCGGAGCAGGCCCACACCTGCCAGTACTGCCTGGAGGTGCTTCCTTCCCTGTGCAACCTGAACGAGCACCTCAGGCAGGTCCACGATGCCCAGGACCTTGGGGTCGGACTCTCAGCTGGCCTCCTGCAGTGCAACTTTTGCCCCGAGGTGCTGGGCGACCTCAACGCGCTCCAGGAGCACATCCGCTGTTCCCATGGGTTCCCCAGCCCAGTTGCCAAGGAGAGCAATGCCTTCTTTTGCCCCCAGTGCTTCATGGGATTCCTCACTGAGGCCACATTGGAGGAGCACGTCCGGCAGACCCACTGCGACGGGGGGAGCATGCGATTCGACTCGCCCCTGGCGGGGACTCCTAAGGATCCCATCGTGGAGGTGTACTCCTGCTCCTACTGCACCAACTCGCCTATATTCAACAGTATCCTGAAGCTGAACAAGCACATCAAGGAGAACCACAAGAACATCCCCCTGGCACTCAAGTACATAAACAATGGAAAGAAGTCCCATCGAGCCCTCAGCCCCTCCTCGCCCATGTCAGCGGACCAGGCCTCCCTCAAGCATACCGGCTCCTCTCGCTCCACCGGGGAGTTCATCTGCAACCAGTGCGGTGCGAAGTACTCCAGTCTGGACCTGTTCCAGACCCACCTGAAGACACACCTTGACAGTGTCCTGCCGCTGCTCACCTGCCCCCAGTGTGGCAAGGACTTCCCCAACCAGGAGTCCCTGCTGAAACACGTGACCCTCCACTACACCATCACCTCCACCTACTACATCTGCGAGAGCTGCGACAAGCAGTTCACCTCAGTGGACGACCTGCAGAAGCACCTACTGGACATGCACACCTTTGTGTTCTTTCGCTGCACCCTCTGCCAGGAGGTCTTCGACTCCAAGGTGTCCGTCCAGCTCCACCTGGCTGTCAAGCACAGCAACGAGAAGAAGGTCTACCGCTGCACCTCCTGCAACTGGGACTTCCGGCACGAGCCCGACCTCCAGCTGCACGTCAAGCACAACCACCTGGAGAGCCAGGGCCGGCCCCACCGCTGCATCTTCTGCCGGGAGTCCTTCGGCACGGAGGTGGAGCTGCAGTGCCACATCACCACCCACAGCAAGAAGTACAACTGCCGCTTCTGCAGCAAGGCCTTCCACGCCATCGCCCTGCTGGAGAGGCACCTGCGGGAGAAGCACTGCATCTACGAGGCCAAGCCTCAGCCCAACTGCGCCTCGGCCAACGGCTCTGGAGCCGCGGAGGGGCCGGCCTCCAAGGAGGACGCCGAGCTCCAGGGCCTCATGACCGGCAACAGCCACGGCGAGTCGCACAACAGCCGGGACggcagcgaggaggaggagcccgaCGCCTCTGAGCCCATGTACGGGTGCGACATCTGCGGGGCGGCCTACACCATGGATTCCCTGCTGACCAACCACCAGCTTCGCGACCACAACATCAGGCCCGGGGAGAGCGCCATGGTCAAGAAGAAGGCCGACCTGATCAAGGGCAACCACAAGTGCACGGTCTGCTCGCGGACCTTCTTCTCCGAGGGGGGCCTGCGGGAGCACATGCAGACCCACCTGGGCCCCGTCAAGCACTACATGTGCCCCATCTGCGGCGAGCGCTTCCCCTCCCTGCTCACCCTCACCGAGCACAAGGTCACCCACAGCAAGAGCCTGGACACGGGCAGCTGCCGCATCTGCAAGCTGCCCCTCCGGTGCGAGGAGGACTTCCTGGAGCACTGCCAGATGCACCCGGACCTGCGCAACTCGCTGACGGGCTTCCGCTGCGTGGTCTGCATGCAGTCCGTCACGTCCACCCTGGAGCTGAAGATCCACGGAACCTTCCACATGCAGAAGACGGGCACCGCGTACCCCGCCaacaccgccgccgccgccggacCCCCGGTGGGCCGCGCCCACCACCCGCAGAAGGGCTACAAGTGCGCCTCCTGCCTGAAGGAGTTCCGCTCCAAGCAGGAGCTGGTGAAGCTGGACATCAACGGGCTGCCGTACGGGCTGTGCGGCTCCTGCGCCGGTGCCGGCAGCAAGAGCTCCAGCCCCACGGTCAACGGCGGCAAGCAGCAGGGCGGGAAGctgagccccgcctcctccgggAAGGGGAGGTCCGCCCACGGCCCCGCCTCCAAGACGCGCTGCCCCAGCTGCAACGTGAAGTTCGAGTCGGAGGCGGAGCTGCAGGCGCACACGCTGAGCGTGCATGGGGACGCCTCCGGCGGGGAGAGCAACAGCGGCCAGCACAAGACCCCGCAGGTGTCCCCCATGGCCCGGGGTAGCCCCTCCCAGCCTGATGAG AAGAAGACCTACCAGTgcataaaatgtcagatggtcTTCTACAGTGAATGGGACATCCAAGTGCACGTGGCCAATCACATGCTGG